In Streptomyces ambofaciens ATCC 23877, a single genomic region encodes these proteins:
- a CDS encoding class I SAM-dependent methyltransferase — protein sequence MAHAPAPHPRTFDELVAEGASVPTEGWDFSWFEGRATEERPSWGYARSMAARLAGAGAVLEVQTGGGEVLDHALGAAAPHRPPLVVATEGWPPNVAKATALLRPRGVPVVASPDDAPLPFADGAFDLVVSRHPVRPHWAEIARVLAPGGTYFAQHVGPASVFELVEYFLGPQPEETRGHRHPDRERADAEQAGLEVVDLRAERLRMEFHDVGAVVHFLRKVVWMVPGFTVDGYRDRLRDLHERIETEGPFVAHSTRQLFDARKPHA from the coding sequence ATGGCACACGCACCCGCCCCGCACCCCCGCACCTTTGACGAGTTGGTGGCCGAAGGCGCCTCCGTCCCCACCGAGGGGTGGGACTTCTCCTGGTTCGAGGGCCGGGCCACCGAGGAACGGCCCTCCTGGGGGTACGCGCGGTCCATGGCCGCGCGGCTGGCGGGGGCCGGCGCGGTGCTGGAGGTGCAGACCGGGGGAGGGGAGGTCCTGGACCACGCGCTCGGGGCCGCCGCACCCCACCGCCCGCCGCTCGTCGTCGCCACGGAAGGGTGGCCGCCCAACGTCGCCAAGGCCACCGCGCTGCTCCGTCCGCGGGGCGTCCCCGTGGTCGCCTCGCCCGACGACGCGCCGCTCCCCTTCGCGGACGGCGCCTTCGACCTGGTCGTGAGCCGCCACCCCGTCCGGCCGCACTGGGCGGAGATCGCCCGGGTGCTCGCGCCCGGCGGCACGTACTTCGCCCAGCACGTCGGCCCCGCCAGCGTCTTCGAGCTCGTCGAGTACTTCCTGGGGCCGCAGCCGGAGGAGACCCGCGGCCACCGCCACCCCGACCGTGAGCGCGCCGACGCCGAGCAGGCCGGTCTGGAGGTCGTCGACCTGCGCGCGGAACGGCTGCGGATGGAGTTCCACGACGTCGGCGCCGTCGTCCACTTCCTGCGCAAGGTCGTGTGGATGGTTCCCGGCTTCACCGTCGACGGGTACCGGGACCGGCTGCGCGACCTGCATGAACGCATCGAGACCGAAGGCCCCTTCGTCGCCCACAGCACGCGTCAACTCTTCGACGCCCGCAAGCCGCACGCCTAG
- a CDS encoding LLM class flavin-dependent oxidoreductase — protein MTGLGAVFRPQLAPERLRAVAQAADDAGLEELWLWEDCFREGGISSAAAALAWTERVRIGVGLLPVPLRNVALTAMEAATLHRMFPGRPILALGHGVQDWMGQVGARAESPVTLLREHLHALRALLHGRRVTTEGRYVRLDDVGLDWPPDREVRVLAGATGPRSLRLAGEAADGTVLTASTPPDGVRQARRLIDEGRAAAGRTEPHEVVVYLLAATGPGAGERLRADLAAEGVGSVPDLGVAGDAAAVAEAVRRLAEAGADTVVLQPTGDEPDPEGFVRFAAEQVRPLVA, from the coding sequence ATGACCGGACTCGGCGCGGTATTCCGTCCCCAGCTCGCCCCCGAACGGCTGCGTGCCGTCGCGCAGGCGGCCGACGACGCCGGGCTCGAGGAGCTGTGGCTCTGGGAGGACTGCTTCCGTGAGGGCGGGATCTCCTCGGCCGCCGCGGCGCTCGCCTGGACCGAGCGGGTGCGGATCGGGGTGGGACTGCTGCCCGTGCCGTTGCGGAACGTGGCCCTCACCGCGATGGAGGCCGCCACGCTGCACCGCATGTTCCCCGGCCGCCCGATCCTCGCCCTCGGGCACGGCGTGCAGGACTGGATGGGGCAGGTCGGAGCGCGGGCCGAGTCGCCCGTCACCCTGTTGCGGGAGCACCTGCACGCGCTGCGGGCGTTGCTGCACGGGCGGCGCGTGACGACCGAGGGCCGCTACGTCCGGCTCGACGACGTGGGCCTCGACTGGCCGCCGGACCGGGAGGTCCGGGTCCTCGCCGGCGCCACCGGACCCCGTTCGCTGCGGCTGGCCGGTGAGGCCGCCGACGGGACCGTGCTCACCGCGTCCACCCCGCCCGACGGGGTACGGCAGGCCCGTCGGCTCATCGACGAAGGGCGCGCGGCGGCCGGGCGGACCGAACCGCACGAGGTGGTCGTGTACCTCCTCGCGGCGACCGGCCCCGGCGCCGGCGAGCGGCTGCGGGCCGACCTGGCCGCCGAGGGCGTCGGCTCGGTGCCGGACCTCGGGGTCGCGGGGGACGCGGCAGCCGTCGCCGAGGCCGTGCGGCGGCTGGCCGAGGCGGGAGCCGACACCGTGGTCCTCCAGCCGACCGGCGACGAGCCCGACCCGGAGGGCTTCGTACGGTTCGCCGCCGAACAGGTCAGGCCCCTGGTCGCCTAG